Proteins from one Desmodus rotundus isolate HL8 chromosome 9, HLdesRot8A.1, whole genome shotgun sequence genomic window:
- the LOC112308903 gene encoding myosin-4: MSSDSEMAIFGEAAPYLRKSEKERIEAQNKPFDAKNSVFVVDPKESYVKATVQSREGGKVTAKTEGGATVTVKDDQVFSMNPPKYDKIEDMAMMTHLHEPAVLYNLKERYAAWMIYTYSGLFCVTVNPYKWLPVYNPEVVSAYRGKKRQEAPPHIFSISDNAYQFMLTDRENQSILITGESGAGKTVNTKRVIQYFATIAVTGEKKKEESAPGGKLQGTLEDQIISANPLLEAFGNAKTVRNDNSSRFGKFIRIHFGATGKLASADIETYLLEKSRVTFQLKAERSYHIFYQIMSNKKPELIEMLLITTNPYDFAFVSQGEITVPSIDDQEELMATDSAVDILGFSADEKVAIYKLTGAVMHYGNMKFKQKQREEQAEPDGTEVADKAAYLQSLNSADLLKALCYPRVKVGNEYVTKGQTVQQVYNSVGALAKAIYEKMFLWMVTRINQQLDTKQPRQYFIGVLDIAGFEIFDFNSLEQLCINFTNEKLQQFFNHHMFVLEQEEYKKEGIEWEFIDFGMDLAACIELIEKPMGIFSILEEECMFPKATDTSFKNKLYEQHLGKSNNFQKPKPAKGKAEAHFSLVHYAGTVDYNIAGWLDKNKDPLNETVLGLYQKSGMKTLSLLFSGAQTAEAESGGGGKKGGKKKGSSFQTVSALFRENLNKLMTNLRSTHPHFVRCLIPNETKTPGAMEHELVLHQLRCNGVLEGIRICRKGFPSRILYADFKQRYKVLNASAIPEGQFIDSKKASEKLLGSIDIDHTQYKFGHTKVFFKAGLLGTLEEMRDDKLAQLITRTQAMCRGYLMRVEFKKMMERRESIFCIQYNVRAFMNVKHWPWMKLYFKIKPLLKSAETEKEMANMKEEFEKAKEDLAKSEAKRKELEEKMVTLMQEKNDLQLQVQSEAEGLADAEERCDQLIKAKIQLEAKIKEVTERAEDEEEINAELTAKKRKLEDECSELKKDIDDLELTLAKVEKEKHATENKVKNLTEEMAGLDETIAKLTKEKKALQEAHQQTLDDLQAEEDKVNTLTKAKIKLEQQVDDLEGSLEQEKKLRMDLERAKRKLEGDLKLAQESTMDVENDKQQLDEKLKKKEFEMSNLQSKIEDEQALGMQLQKKIKELQARIEELEEEIEAERASRAKAEKQRSDLSRELEEISERLEEAGGATSAQIEMNKKREAEFQKMRRDLEEATLQHEATAAALRKKHADSVAELGEQIDNLQRVKQKLEKEKSELKMEIDDLASNMETVTKAKGNFEKMCRTLEDQLSEVKTKEEEQQRLINELSAQRARLHTESGEFSRQLDEKDALVSQLSRGKQAFTQQIEELKRQLEEESKAKSALAHALQSSRHDCDLLREQYEEEQEAKAELQRAMSKANSEVAQWRTKYETDAIQRTEELEEAKKKLAQRLQEAEEHVEAVNAKCASLEKTKQRLQNEVEDLMLDVERSNAACAALDKKQRNFDKVLSEWKQKHEETQAELEASQKESRSLSTELFKVKNAYEESLDQLETLKRENKNLQQEISDLTEQIAEGGKHIHELEKIKKQIDQEKSELQAALEEAEASLEHEEGKILRIQLELNQVKSEIDRKIAEKDEEIDQLKRNHLRVVESMQSTLDAEIRSRNDALRIKKKMEGDLNEMEIQLNHANRQAAEAIKNLRNTQGILKDTQLHLDDAIRGQDDLKEQLAMVERRANLMQAEIEELRASLEQTDRSRRVAEQELLDASERVQLLHTQNTSLINTKKKLETDISQIQGEMEDIVQEARNAEEKAKKAITDAAMMAEELKKEQDTSAHLERMKKNLEQTVKDLQHRLDEAEQLALKGGKKQIQKLEARVRELENEVENEQKRNVEAVKGLRKHERRVKELTYQTEEDRKNILRLQDLVDKLQTKVKAYKRQAEEAEEQSNVNLSKFRKLQHELEEAEERADIAESQVNKLRVKSREVHTKIISEE; the protein is encoded by the exons ATGAGTTCCGACTCTGAGATGGCAATTTTTGGGGAGGCTGCCCCTTACCTCCGAAAATCTGAAAAGGAGCGAATCGAGGCACAGAACAAGCCCTTTGATGCCAAGAATTCTGTCTTTGTGGTGGATCCTAAGGAATCCTATGTGAAAGCAACAGtgcagagcagggaaggagggaaagtgaCAGCCAAGACTGAAGGTGGAGCT ACTGTCACAGTTAAGGATGATCAAGTCTTCTCCATGAACCCTCCCAAATATGACAAGATCGAGGACATGGCCATGATGACCCACCTGCACGAGCCCGCTGTGCTGTACAACCTCAAAGAGCGTTATGCAGCTTGGATGATCTAC ACTTACTCAGGCCTCTTCTGCGTCACTGTCAACCCCTACAAATGGCTGCCGGTGTACAACCCCGAGGTGGTGTCTGCCTACCGAGGCAAAAAGCGCCAGGAGGCCCCGCCCCACATCTTCTCCATTTCAGACAATGCCTATCAGTTCATGCTGACTG ATCGGGAGAACCAGTCGATCCTGATTAC CGGAGAATCTGGTGCAGGGAAGACTGTGAACACGAAGCGTGTCATCCAGTACTTTGCAACAATTGCAGTTAccggagagaagaaaaaagaggaatcTGCTCCTGGTGGCAAACTGCAG GGGACCCTTGAAGATCAAATCATCAGTGCCAACCCCCTACTTGAGGCCTTTGGCAATGCCAAGACCGTGAGGAATGACAACTCCTCTCGCTTT GGTAAATTTATCAGGATCCATTTTGGGGCCACAGGCAAACTGGCTTCTGCAGATATTGAAACAT ATCTGCTAGAGAAGTCCCGAGTTACTTTCCAGCTAAAGGCTGAAAGAAGCTACCACATATTTTATCAAATCATGTCCAACAAGAAACCAGAGCTCATtg AAATGCTTTTGATCACCACCAACCCGTATGACTTTGCCTTTGTCAGTCAAGGCGAAATTACAGTGCCCAGCATTGATGATCAGGAAGAGCTGATGGCCACAGAT AGTGCTGTGGACATCCTGGGTTTCAGTGCTGATGAAAAGGTGGCCATTTACAAGCTCACAGGAGCTGTGATGCATTATGGGAACATGAAATTCAAGCAAAAGCAAAGGGAAGAGCAAGCCGAGCCAGATGGCACTGAAG TTGCTGACAAGGCAGCCTATCTCCAGAGTCTGAACTCTGCTGACCTGCTCAAAGCCCTCTGCTACCCCAGGGTCAAGGTCGGCAATGAGTATGTCACCAAAGGCCAGACTGTGCAGCAG GTGTACAACTCAGTGGGTGCTCTGGCCAAAGCCATCTACGAGAAGATGTTCCTGTGGATGGTCACCCGCATCAACCAGCAGCTGGACACCAAGCAGCCCAGGCAGTACTTCATTGGAGTCTTGGACATCGCTGGCTTTGAGATCTTTGAT TTTAACAGCCTGGAGCAGCTGTGCATCAACTTCACCAACGAGAAACTGCAACAGTTTTTCAACCACCACATGTTCGTGCTGGAGCAGGAGGAGTACAAGAAGGAAGGCATCGAGTGGGAGTTCATTGACTTCGGGATGGACCTGGCTGCCTGCATCGAGCTCATCGAGAAG CCTATGGGCATCTTCTCCATCCTGGAAGAGGAATGCATGTTCCCCAAGGCCACAGACACCTCCTTCAAGAACAAGCTGTATGAACAGCACCTGGGCAAGTCCAACAACTTCCAGAAGCCCAAGCCTGCCAAAGGCAAGGCTGAGGCCCACTTCTCGCTGGTGCACTATGCGGGCACCGTGGACTACAACATTGCCGGCTGGCTTGACAAGAACAAGGACCCCCTGAATGAGACGGTACTTGGGCTGTACCAGAAATCTGGAATGAAGACTCTGTCTCTCCTCTTTTCTGGGGCTCAAACTGCTGAAGCAG aaagtgGTGGTGGCGGAAAGAAAGGTGGCAAGAAGAAGGGGTCTTCTTTCCAGACAGTGTCAGCTCTTTTCAGG GAGAATTTAAATAAGCTGATGACCAACTTGAGGAGCACTCACCCCCACTTTGTACGCTGTCTCATTCCCAATGAAACTAAAACTCCTG GGGCCATGGAGCATGAACTTGTCCTGCACCAGCTGAGGTGTAACGGCGTGCTGGAAGGCATCAGAATCTGCAGGAAAGGATTCCCAAGCAGAATCCTTTATGCAGACTTCAAACAGAG ATACAAGGTTCTAAATGCAAGTGCCATCCCAGAGGGTCAGTTCATTGACAGCAAGAAAGCTTCTGAAAAACTTCTAGGGTCCATTGACATTGACCACACCCAGTACAAATTTGGTCATACCAAG GTTTTCTTTAAAGCTGGCCTGTTGGGAACTCTAGAGGAGATGCGAGATGATAAGCTGGCTCAACTCATCACACGCACTCAAGCCATGTGCAGAGGGTACCTGATGAGGGTGGAGTTCAAGAAGATGATGGAAAGGAG aGAGTCCATCTTCTGCATCCAGTACAATGTCCGTGCTTTTATGAATGTGAAGCACTGGCCCTGGATGAAGCTGTATTTCAAGATCAAGCCCCTCCTCAAGAgtgcagagacagagaaggagatggCCAACATGAAAGAAGAATTTGAGAAGGCCAAAGAAGACCTGGCTAAATCAGAggcaaaaaggaaagaacttGAAGAGAAAATGGTAACTCTgatgcaagagaaaaatgaccTACAACTCCAAGTTCAATCT gAAGCTGAAGGCTTGGCTGATGCAGAGGAAAGATGTGACCAGTTAATCAAAGCAAAAATCCAGCTCGAGGCCAAAATCAAAGAGGTGACTGAGAGAGCTGAGGATGAGGAAGAGATCAATGCTGAGCTGACAGCCAAGAAGAGGAAACTGGAGGATGAATGTTCagaactgaagaaagacattgatGACCTTGAGCTAACACTGGCCAAGGTTGAAAAGGAGAAACATGCCACAGAGAACAAG GTGAAAAACCTCACAGAGGAGATGGCAGGCCTGGATGAAACCATAGCTAAGCTGACCAAGGAGAAGAAGGCCCTCCAAGAGGCCCATCAGCAGACCCTGGATGACCTGCAGGCAGAAGAGGACAAAGTCAATACCCTGACCAAAGCCAAAATCAAGCTCGAGCAGCAAGTGGATGAT CTTGAAGGATCTCtggaacaagaaaagaaactTCGCATGGACTTAGAAAGAGCCAAGAGAAAACTGGAGGGTGACCTAAAACTGGCCCAAGAATCCACAATGGATGTAGAAAATGACAAACAGCAACTTGATGAGAAACTCAAAAA GAAGGAGTTTGAAATGAGCAATCTGCAAAGCAAGATTGAAGATGAACAGGCCCTTGGGATGCAGCTGCAGAAGAAGATCAAGGAGTTACAG GCACGCAttgaggagctggaggaggaaattgaggcagagaGGGCCTCTCGGGCCAAAGCAGAGAAGCAGCGCTCTGACCTCTCCCGGGAACTGGAGGAGATCAGCGAGAGGCTGGAAGAAGCTGGTGGGGCCACTTCGGCCCAGATTGAGATGAACAAGAAGAGGGAGGCCGAGTTCCAGAAAATGCGCAGGGACCTGGAGGAGGCCACCCTGCAGCATGAAGCCACGGCAGCTGCCCTGAGGAAGAAGCATGCAGACAGTGTGGCTGAACTTGGGGAGCAGATAGACAACTTGCAGAGGGTCAAGCAGAagctggagaaggagaagagtgagCTGAAGATGGAGATTGATGACCTTGCTAGTAACATGGAGACTGTCACCAAAGCCAAG GGAAACTTTGAGAAAATGTGCCGCACACTAGAAGACCAGCTTAGTGAAGTGAAAACAAAGGAGGAAGAGCAACAACgcttaataaatgaattatcAGCCCAGAGAGCACGTTTACATACAGAATCAG GTGAGTTTTCACGACAGCTGGATGAGAAAGATGCTCTGGTTTCTCAGCTATCCCGAGGCAAACAAGCATTTACACAACAGATTGAGGAATTAAAGAGGCAGCTAGAAGAGGAGTCTAAG GCCAAGAGTGCTCTGGCCCATGCCCTCCAGTCCTCTCGCCACGATTGTGACCTGCTGCGGGAACAGTACgaggaggagcaggaagccaAGGCTGAGCTGCAAAGGGCAATGTCCAAGGCCAACAGCGAGGTTGCCCAGTGGAGGACCAAGTATGAGACGGACGCTATCCAGCGCAcagaggagctggaagaggccaa GAAGAAGCTGGCCCAGCGTTTGCAGGAAGCTGAGGAGCATGTGGAAGCTGTGAACGCCAAGTGTGCCTCCCTTGAGAAGACAAAGCAGCGGCTCCAGAATGAAGTGGAGGACCTCATGCTCGATGTGGAGAGATCTAACGCTGCCTGCGCAGCTCTTGATAAGAAGCAAAGGAACTTTGACAAG GTCCTATCAGAATGGAAACAGAAGCATGAGGAAACTCAGGCTGAACTCGAGGCCTCCCAGAAAGAGTCCCGTTCTCTCAGCACTGAGCTGTTCAAGGTCAAGAATGCTTATGAGGAATCCCTGGACCAACTTGAGACCCTAAAGCGAGAGAATAAGAACTTACAGC AGGAGATTTCTGACCTGACCGAGCAAATTGCAGAGGGAGGAAAGCATATCCATgaattggagaaaataaaaaaacaaatagatcAAGAGAAGAGTGAACTACAGGCTGCCCTAGAGGAAGCAGAG GCATCTCTTGAACATGAAGAAGGCAAAATCCTTCGCATCCAACTTGAGTTAAATCAGGTGAAATCTGAGATTGACCGGAAGATTgctgaaaaagatgaagaaatcgATCAGCTAAAGAGGAACCATCTCAGAGTTGTGGAGTCTATGCAGAGCACCCTTGATGCTGAAATCAGGAGCAGAAATGATGCCCTGAGGATCAAGAAGAAAATGGAGGGAGACCTTAATGAAATGGAAATTCAGCTGAACCACGCCAACCGCCAGGCTGCTGAGGCAATAAAGAATCTTAGAAACACACAAGGAATACTGAAG gACACTCAGCTACATTTGGATGATGCCATCAGAGGCCAAGATGACCTTAAAGAACAACTGGCAATGGTTGAGCGCAGAGCTAATCTGATGCAGGCTGAGATTGAAGAGCTACGGGCATccctggaacagactgacaggagCAGAAGGGTGGCAGAGCAAGAGCTTCTGGATGCTAGTGAACGTGTGCAACTCTTGCACACCCAG aACACAAGCCTGATCAACACCAAGAAGAAACTGGAGACAGACATTTCCCAAATCCAAGGAGAGATGGAGGACATTGTCCAGGAAGCTCGCAATGCAGAAGAGAAGGCCAAGAAGGCCATCACTGAT GCAGCCATGATGGCTGAGGAGCTGAAGAAGGAGCAGGACACCAGCGCCCACCTGGAGCGGATGAAGAAGAACCTGGAGCAGACGGTGAAGGACCTGCAGCACCGTCTGGATGAGGCTGAGCAGCTGGCCCTGAAGGGCGGGAAGAAGCAGATCCAGAAACTGGAGGCCAGG GTGAGGGAGCTTGAAAATGAGGTTGAAAATGAACAGAAGCGCAATGTTGAGGCAGTCAAGGGTCTTCGCAAACATGAGAGAAGAGTGAAGGAACTCACTTACCAG ACTGAGGAGGACCGCAAGAATATTCTCCGGCTGCAGGACTTGGTGGACAAATTACAAACCAAAGTTAAAGCTTATAAGAGACAGGCTGAAGAGGCT GAGGAACAGTCCAACGTCAACCTCTCCAAGTTCCGCAAGCTCCAGCATGAGCTGGAGGAGGCCGAGGAGCGGGCTGACATTGCCGAGTCCCAGGTCAACAAGCTGCGGGTGAAGAGCCGTGAGGTTCACACAAAAATTATAAGTGAAGAGTAA